In Aegilops tauschii subsp. strangulata cultivar AL8/78 chromosome 3, Aet v6.0, whole genome shotgun sequence, one genomic interval encodes:
- the LOC120975395 gene encoding E3 ubiquitin-protein ligase ATL41-like, with translation MSSYNTSFQPGEAVAPCCSTTTLLSALAASFACCFFLVVIFLCLRFLHLRRTRRHSAQPLQGQLQAPQPKHGLDAATIALFPSFPYRRDSSASAPDECAVCLSAVDEGETVRQLPSCKHLFHQECVDVWLLSNASCPVCRGKVERAAGADQHERAAASAAVVPIEMMDDETPSTSEPSVPERPGWFGGRASGSRSGQETDLERQ, from the coding sequence ATGTCCTCATACAACACGTCGTTTCAGCCCGGAGAGGCCGTGGCCCCGTGCTGCAGCACAACGACGCTGCTCAGCGCGTTGGCGGCATCCTTCGCCTGCTGCTTCTTCCTCGTCGTCATCTTCCTCTGCCTGCGCTTCCTCCACCTTCGCCGCACGCGGCGCCACAGCGCACAGCCCCTGCAAGGGCAGCTCCAGGCCCCACAGCCCAAGCACGGCCTCGACGCCGCCACCATCGCGCTCTTCCCGTCCTTTCCGTACCGGCGGGACAGCTCGGCATCGGCGCCGGACGAGTGCGCCGTGTGCCTCAGCGCGGTCGACGAGGGGGAGACGGTGAGGCAGCTCCCGAGCTGCAAGCACCTGTTCCACCAGGAGTGCGTCGACGTCTGGCTCCTGTCCAACGCGTCGTGCCCGGTCTGCCGTGGGAAGGTCGAGCGGGCCGCGGGCGCCGATCAGCACGAGAGAGCTGCGGCATCAGCAGCCGTCGTGCCAATTGAGATGATGGACGATGAAACGCCGTCGACGTCAGAGCCGTCCGTGCCGGAGCGGCCGGGCTGGTTTGGCGGGCGAGCCTCCGGCTCCCGCTCCGGCCAGGAAACGGACTTGGAGCGGCAATAG